Part of the Ruegeria sp. AD91A genome, ACCAGATGCGGGAATTTCTGCGAATGCACAGCCATTTTGCATTAGTGGTGGATGAATACGGGTCTCTTCGAGGTCTGATTACACTTGAAGATATTCTCGAAGAGATCGTGGGCGAGATTGCCGATGAGTTCGACATAGACGAAGAGGTCCCGGTCACCCGCACCGAAGATGGCCAATACCTGGTCGAAGGTGCCATGACCATCAGAGACATTAACCGTGCGCTGGACTGGTCACTGCCGGATGACGAGGCCAACACGCTGGCCGGCCTTGTGATTCACGAGGCGCAGATGATCCCGGTCGTCGGTCAGGTGTTTTCGTTCCACGGTTTCCGGTTCGAGGTCACGGCACGTGAAGGCAACCGTATCACCGGACTGAAGGTGCGCCCGCTATAACGTCTGCGATTTTTTTTCTGAAATGTTCCGGGCGCTGCTAGAATGACTGTCATCAATTTTGCCAATCGATTGCAGGACAAATTCATTATGCCCAGCCTCAAGACGAAACTGCAGGACACAAAAGATCGACTCAGCTCGGTGGTATGTACGATACCTTCGGCGACCGTTACGCAGGCGCTGGCGGCATGCGGGGTCGACTCCGTGATTATCGATCTTGAGCATGGAGCAATCGACTATGCCTCGGCTCACGCTATGATCGCCGCAACTGCGGGAACAAGCTGTGCGCCGTTGGTACGCGTGGCGCAAAACCAGCCAGCGGACGTAAAGCGCGCTTTGGATTTGGGCGCAGAAGGTATCGTGTTTCCCCTTGTCCGAACCGTGGAAGACACCCGGAGCGCCGTCGAAAGCCTGCGCTATCCCCCCGATGGAACCCGTGGTTTCGGACCGTTTCTCGCGCAGTCGCGTTGGGGCGAAACTCTCACCACCTACCCAAGCGTTGTGGGGCCGGAACTAATCTGTTGCATACTGGTCGAAACGATTGAAGCCCTTGAAAATATCGAATCCATTTGCGCTGTTCCAGGCGTGGATATGCTGATCATCGCACAGTTCGACCTTAGCACTGAGTTGGGCGTGATGGGCCAGTTTGATCACCCGGACTTTGTTTCAGCTGTCCGGAAAGTGGAAAATGCCGCCTTCGGGGCCGAAATACCACTGGGCAATGTGGCGCTGAACGAAGCGCAGGCAACCGATTTGTTTTCTCGCGGCTATCGTCTGGTCGGAGGTTTTGACGCACTTTGGCTGCGCGAGAAGGCTCTGCAAATCCAAAGCTGGTGCAAAACGTAACATACGACATCTGCTGTCGCTAACAGAACAGTAAAATCCGTATCGGCTCGACAGTTTTTCCCAAAACCATAGGGAGATACATCGTGAAAACCACCACCCGTGTCGCAGTTATCGGAGGCGGCGTTGTCGGATGCTCGGTTCTGTATCACCTGACAAAACTGGGCTGGTCCGACGTTATGCTGCTGGAGCGGTCCGAGTTGACCAGCGGATCGACATGGCACGCCGCAGGCGGATTTCACACGTTGAACGGCGACACCAATATGGCGGCGCTGCAGGGGTATACGATCCGGCTGTACAAAGAACTGGAAGAGATCACCGGAATGTCCTGTGGCCTGCACCATGTGGGCGGCGTGACACTGGCCGACAACCAGGACCGGTTCGACATGCTGCTGGCCGAACGCGCCAAGCACAGGTTCATGGGGCTGGAAACCGAAATCGTTGGCCCGGACGAGATCAAGCAGATCGCGCCCATCACCAACACAGACGGCATTATCGGTGCGCTCTATGATCCTCTGGATGGGCATCTTGACCCATCGGGTACCACGCATGCTTATGCCAAGGCAGCCCGCATGGGTGGTGCAACCATAGAAACTCATTGCATGGTACGCGAAACCAACCAACGCCCCGATGGGACCTGGGATGTGGTGACCGACAAAGTTACGATTCACGCCGAACATGTCGTAAACGCAGGCGGGCTCTGGGCGCGTGAGGTTGGCGCGATGGCCGGTGTCTATTTCCCGCTGCACCCTATGGAACATCAGTATCTGGTGACCGACTCGATCCCTCAGATCGGGGCGATCATCGACGCGGGTGGCGAACATCCACACGTCATGGACCCGGCCGGCGAAAGCTATCTGCGGCAGGAAGGGCGCGGTTTGTGCATTGGGTTCTATGAACAACCCTGCAAACCTTGGGCTGTTGATGGTACGCCATGGGAGTTTGGCCATGAATTGCTGCCCGACGATTATGACAAGATCACGGACAGTATCGAATTCGCCTATCGCCGTTTTCCGGTTCTGGCAGAAGCGGGGGTGAAATCGGTGATCCACGGTCCGTTCACCTTTGCACCCGACGGCAACCCTCTGGTCGGGCCGGTACCGGGCATACGCAACTACTGGTCGGCTTGCGGAGTCATGGCAGGCTTCAGCCAGGGTGGCGGCGTTGGCCTGACACTGGCGCAATGGATGATCGAAGGCGAACCCGAACGCGATGTCTTTGCCATGGATGTTGCGCGTTTCGGCGACTGGATCAGCCCGGGCTATACCCGCCCAAAAGTCATCGAGAACTATCAGAAACGCTTCAGCGTCGCCTATCCGAACGAAGAACTGCCCGCAGCGCGCCCCAACCGCACGACCCCGATGTACGACATCTTCACCGATCTGGGGGCGGTTTGGGGACAGCAATACGGTCTGGAGGTCGCCAACTACTTCGCGCAAGGAGACGAGCCGGGATATGAGACGCCTTCGTTCCGGCGTTCGAATGCGTTTGCCGCGACAGGTCGCGAAGTGCGTGCCGTGCGCGAGGGTGTGGGTATCAACGAAGTCCACAATTTCGGCAAGTATCGCATCTCAGGACCCAACGCACGCGGTTGGCTGGATCGGATCATGGCAGGTCGGATTCCGAAACCCGGACGGCTGTCGTTGACCCCGATGCTGTCGCCCAAGGCCAAACTGATCGGGGACTTCACTGTTTCCTGCCTCAGTGAGACTGAGTTTCAACTCACGGCTTCCTACGGCAGTCAGGCCTTCCACATGCGTTGGTTCCAGCAGCACACACAGGACGGCGTGACGATTGAGAATATCAGCGACCGCTTGAACGGCTTTCAGATCGCGGGACCCAAGGCAATGCAGGTTCTGGCTGCGTGTTCCCGCGATGACCTGAGTGATTTCCGCTTCCTCGATGTGCGCCGCATGACCGTGGGCATGACGGAATGCATCGCACAGAGGGTCAGTTATACCGGCGATCTTGGATTCGAGATCTACTGCGATCCGATGGCGCAGCGGCAACTTTGGTGGACATTGTGGGAAGCGGGGCAGCCCCATGGCATGGTTCCCTTTGGAATGCGCGCAATGATGAGCCTGCGTCTGGACAAGTTCTTCGGGTCGTGGATGCGAGAGTTTTCACCCGACTACACCGCTGCGGAAACCGGGTTGGACAGGTTCATCTCGTTCCGCAAGAATGCAGACTTCATTGGTCGCGAAGCTGCTGAGGCGGACCATGCCAAAGGCGCGACACGCACCTTGGTCGCTTTCGAAGTCGAAGCCGATGACACAGACGTCAACGCCTATGAACCGATCTGGTTGGATGGCGCAGTTGTTGGTTTCTGCACCTCAGGTGGCTATTCACACTACGCACGAAAGTCTGTCGCCATGGGTTTCCTGCCGTCTGAACGCGTAGCAGATGGGCTTGAAGTTGAGATCGAAATACTGGGCCAGATGCGCAAGGCAAAGGTTATCTCGACACCCTTGTTTGACGCTGACGGCGCCCGAATGAGGGGATGACTCGCGCCTGGGTCAACGGCATTGTAGCGGGATGATTAAGATTCCCATTATCATTCTGGCTGCGGGTCAATCCAGCCGCATGGGCGACATCGACAAGCTGATGCAACCGATCAACGGCATTCCGTTGCTCGCCCGTTCCGCAAGCATGGCCTGCGCCGTTGGGCCTGTGATCGTCGCCCTGCCTCCTGAACCGCATCCAAGATATGACGCGCTTGATGGCTTTGATGTTCAGATCGTTCCGGTCTGGGATGCGGCAGAAGGAATGAATGCCAGTCTGCGCGCCGCGATCCAAAAGCTGCCGTCGGATGCACCAGCCACTATGGTTTTGTTGGCCGATCTACCCGATCTGACCGAAACAGATCTGACCACAATTCTGAAAGCGCGACGTGCCCACCCCGACAACCTGATCTGGCGTGGAACAACCGAGGATGGAGCGCCCGGTCATCCGGTCGTGTTTGACAGATCTCTTTTCGATCAACTGTCACGGCTGAAAGGGGACGACGGCGCGCAGGAGATTGTGCGAAAATATCGGGACAGCGTTCATCTGCATCCCCTGCCCGCCCAAAATGCACGGTTGGATCTGGATACCCCGGAAGACTGGAAGGACTGGCGCGGAAAACATACTCTCTGAACAAACACGGCCCGGTCTAATCGACCGGGCCGGTGCCCAAAACAGGACTACCACTTTGCTCAATCTCCAAAGTGTGGCCAGTGTGCTTTCAGAAACACCCCGACTCCCAAGCAGCTAAACCTAAACAAGACCCCCTCGTTAACATGCCGCTATCACTTTTGGTGATCGAGTTAGCCGCCAGCGCCCCCTAGCGCTTTTGGCTCCCCTCACTTGGGCACGTTCATCCTCACTTATCCGATCGCGCGAAACAATGTAAAATTGGATGGAAGGGATAATTTGGGTCTTCCTCGAATGGTTTTTGCGCAACATCGCGATGCGTCAAGATCAACCTTAAGGCGATTATTCCCTTTGGGGAACGGTAGCGATTCGGGATTAAGCGCAAACTTATTCACCAATATCCGCAGTCCAAAACATGTTTATTGTGTCAAGCCATGCCTCACACAGACTCACCCACAACCATTGGAAGAGCAGCCTTTTTCTCGATCTTTCGGAAGGATGATTGTCAACAAAACAAAACAAATTCAATGTTTTTGAAAGTTTGACGCCATTTTTAGCAACAATCCTCCGATTCGCTTTGGTCCGGATCGGTAAAAGCCCGCGAATCCCGATCGACGTCAGCCGTCACACAACACCGGCTTTGTGGCAAAATTAAG contains:
- a CDS encoding FAD-dependent oxidoreductase, whose translation is MKTTTRVAVIGGGVVGCSVLYHLTKLGWSDVMLLERSELTSGSTWHAAGGFHTLNGDTNMAALQGYTIRLYKELEEITGMSCGLHHVGGVTLADNQDRFDMLLAERAKHRFMGLETEIVGPDEIKQIAPITNTDGIIGALYDPLDGHLDPSGTTHAYAKAARMGGATIETHCMVRETNQRPDGTWDVVTDKVTIHAEHVVNAGGLWAREVGAMAGVYFPLHPMEHQYLVTDSIPQIGAIIDAGGEHPHVMDPAGESYLRQEGRGLCIGFYEQPCKPWAVDGTPWEFGHELLPDDYDKITDSIEFAYRRFPVLAEAGVKSVIHGPFTFAPDGNPLVGPVPGIRNYWSACGVMAGFSQGGGVGLTLAQWMIEGEPERDVFAMDVARFGDWISPGYTRPKVIENYQKRFSVAYPNEELPAARPNRTTPMYDIFTDLGAVWGQQYGLEVANYFAQGDEPGYETPSFRRSNAFAATGREVRAVREGVGINEVHNFGKYRISGPNARGWLDRIMAGRIPKPGRLSLTPMLSPKAKLIGDFTVSCLSETEFQLTASYGSQAFHMRWFQQHTQDGVTIENISDRLNGFQIAGPKAMQVLAACSRDDLSDFRFLDVRRMTVGMTECIAQRVSYTGDLGFEIYCDPMAQRQLWWTLWEAGQPHGMVPFGMRAMMSLRLDKFFGSWMREFSPDYTAAETGLDRFISFRKNADFIGREAAEADHAKGATRTLVAFEVEADDTDVNAYEPIWLDGAVVGFCTSGGYSHYARKSVAMGFLPSERVADGLEVEIEILGQMRKAKVISTPLFDADGARMRG
- a CDS encoding HpcH/HpaI aldolase/citrate lyase family protein, with product MTVINFANRLQDKFIMPSLKTKLQDTKDRLSSVVCTIPSATVTQALAACGVDSVIIDLEHGAIDYASAHAMIAATAGTSCAPLVRVAQNQPADVKRALDLGAEGIVFPLVRTVEDTRSAVESLRYPPDGTRGFGPFLAQSRWGETLTTYPSVVGPELICCILVETIEALENIESICAVPGVDMLIIAQFDLSTELGVMGQFDHPDFVSAVRKVENAAFGAEIPLGNVALNEAQATDLFSRGYRLVGGFDALWLREKALQIQSWCKT
- a CDS encoding NTP transferase domain-containing protein, whose translation is MIKIPIIILAAGQSSRMGDIDKLMQPINGIPLLARSASMACAVGPVIVALPPEPHPRYDALDGFDVQIVPVWDAAEGMNASLRAAIQKLPSDAPATMVLLADLPDLTETDLTTILKARRAHPDNLIWRGTTEDGAPGHPVVFDRSLFDQLSRLKGDDGAQEIVRKYRDSVHLHPLPAQNARLDLDTPEDWKDWRGKHTL